A region from the Variovorax paradoxus genome encodes:
- a CDS encoding ArsR/SmtB family transcription factor, which produces MDTTPSSSNADVQLARLAGAIAEPARARMLNCLMDGHARTATELATVAEVAASTASAHLARLRQERLVELLVQGKHRYFRLAGDNVAAALESLMVVAGAPHAAQFKPSTPSRLRAARTCYDHMAGTAGVALHDRLHAQGWLSGLQSGSYELTPEGAIALESLGVEVDAVRRSRRRFACACLDWSERRPHLGGALGAAWLQLSLRRGWVRQELDGRALALTPKAQREMPELFG; this is translated from the coding sequence ATGGACACGACCCCTTCTTCCTCCAACGCCGACGTGCAGCTGGCCCGCCTCGCCGGCGCCATTGCCGAGCCCGCGCGCGCCCGCATGCTGAACTGCCTGATGGACGGCCACGCGCGCACCGCGACCGAGCTGGCCACCGTGGCCGAGGTGGCCGCCTCCACCGCGAGCGCGCATCTCGCGCGCCTCAGGCAGGAGCGGCTGGTCGAACTGCTCGTGCAGGGCAAGCACCGCTACTTCCGACTGGCCGGCGACAACGTGGCGGCCGCGCTCGAAAGCCTGATGGTGGTGGCCGGCGCGCCGCACGCCGCGCAGTTCAAGCCCAGCACGCCGAGCCGCCTGCGCGCCGCGCGCACCTGCTACGACCACATGGCCGGCACCGCCGGCGTCGCGCTGCACGACCGGCTGCATGCGCAGGGCTGGCTCAGCGGGCTGCAGAGCGGCTCGTATGAACTCACGCCAGAAGGCGCGATCGCGCTGGAGAGCCTGGGGGTCGAGGTGGATGCGGTGCGCCGCTCGCGCCGGCGCTTTGCCTGCGCCTGCCTCGACTGGAGCGAGCGCCGCCCGCACCTGGGCGGCGCGCTCGGCGCCGCGTGGCTTCAGCTGTCGCTGCGCCGCGGCTGGGTGCGCCAGGAACTCGACGGCCGCGCGCTGGCGCTCACGCCCAAGGCGCAGCGCGAAATGCCAGAGCTCTTCGGCTGA
- a CDS encoding DUF6600 domain-containing protein — protein MNRPAFPDLHRPLHRWLLGLALLCLGAAASAQQDPPGRVARLNLQQGTVSFAPAGEDSWYDAQPNRPLTTGDRLWTDRNARAEVHIGSAALRMDGQTHVEFSELDDDTVRLTANQGNLQLRVRDDLSGQRVEVDTGNLAVVIDAPGEYRVAADPAAGTTWIAVASGRVTLHGENGESQSLGARQQLTVSGRNLAAVGGAPVQNGSFDAWVAERNRIEDQSISARYVSREVVGYQQLDLYGDWQSDPTYGDVWFPRSVDADWAPYRDGQWVNIAPWGLTWVDAAPWGFAPFHYGRWARVGPRWAWVPGRPAARPVYSPALVGFVGGSGANAALQIGNGRNGVGWFPLAPGEAWRPGYRASQRYLDQVNRMAVYRNRQAELRNDFYANQQMPGAVTVLPADRFGRGPFGRRDLVRLPDDRFARAPVAPAPGVPMHNFGGGFGRPAAVAPPTQLMAREQQELRYEQARRTQQMQQAQQVQSMQQQQQQQQQQMEWQRQQGLRQQRDWQQRGGQDQWQQRQQQQQQVQQQQQIQQQQALRQQQEAQQRAAQAQAQAQAQAQQQMQQQQRAAQQQALAQQQMLRQQQEMQQRAAQAQQQAQAQQQAQQNAMRQAQEAQVRAIQQQRGFAPAPAPSPQPPQAQPAPRGGDDPRRLWTSPDQR, from the coding sequence ATGAACCGCCCCGCTTTTCCCGATCTTCACCGGCCATTGCATCGATGGCTGCTCGGCCTCGCGCTGCTGTGCCTCGGCGCGGCCGCCAGCGCACAGCAGGACCCGCCCGGACGCGTGGCGCGCCTGAACCTGCAGCAGGGCACGGTGAGCTTCGCGCCCGCCGGCGAAGACAGCTGGTACGACGCGCAGCCCAACCGCCCCCTCACCACCGGCGACCGGCTCTGGACCGACCGCAATGCGCGCGCCGAAGTCCACATCGGCTCGGCCGCGCTGCGGATGGATGGGCAGACGCATGTCGAATTCTCCGAACTCGACGACGACACCGTGCGCCTCACCGCGAACCAGGGCAACCTGCAGCTGCGCGTGCGCGACGACCTCTCGGGCCAGCGCGTCGAGGTGGACACCGGCAACCTTGCGGTGGTGATCGACGCGCCTGGTGAATACCGCGTGGCGGCCGACCCTGCCGCCGGCACCACCTGGATCGCGGTGGCCTCGGGCCGCGTCACGCTGCATGGCGAGAACGGCGAATCGCAATCGCTGGGCGCGCGGCAACAACTCACCGTGTCGGGCCGCAACCTCGCCGCGGTGGGCGGCGCGCCCGTCCAGAACGGCAGCTTCGACGCCTGGGTGGCCGAGCGCAACCGCATCGAGGACCAGTCGATCTCCGCGCGCTACGTGTCGCGCGAGGTGGTCGGCTACCAGCAGCTCGACCTCTACGGCGACTGGCAGAGCGACCCGACCTACGGCGACGTCTGGTTCCCGCGCAGCGTGGACGCCGACTGGGCGCCTTACCGCGACGGCCAGTGGGTCAACATCGCACCCTGGGGCCTGACCTGGGTCGATGCCGCACCCTGGGGCTTCGCGCCTTTCCACTATGGCCGCTGGGCACGCGTGGGACCGCGCTGGGCCTGGGTGCCGGGACGGCCGGCCGCACGGCCCGTGTATTCGCCCGCGCTGGTCGGCTTCGTAGGCGGCAGCGGTGCCAATGCCGCCTTGCAGATCGGCAACGGCCGCAACGGCGTGGGCTGGTTCCCGCTGGCCCCCGGCGAGGCCTGGCGGCCCGGCTATCGCGCAAGCCAGCGCTACCTCGACCAGGTGAACCGCATGGCGGTCTACCGGAACCGGCAGGCCGAGCTGCGCAACGACTTCTACGCCAACCAGCAGATGCCGGGCGCCGTCACCGTGCTGCCGGCCGACCGCTTCGGCCGCGGCCCCTTCGGCCGGCGCGACCTGGTGCGGCTGCCGGACGACCGCTTCGCGCGCGCGCCAGTGGCGCCGGCGCCGGGCGTCCCGATGCACAACTTCGGCGGCGGCTTCGGCCGGCCGGCCGCGGTGGCGCCGCCAACGCAGCTGATGGCGCGCGAGCAGCAGGAATTGCGCTACGAGCAGGCGCGGCGAACCCAGCAGATGCAGCAGGCGCAACAGGTCCAGTCGATGCAGCAACAGCAGCAGCAACAACAACAGCAAATGGAATGGCAGCGCCAGCAGGGTTTGCGCCAGCAGCGGGACTGGCAGCAGCGCGGTGGGCAGGACCAGTGGCAACAACGCCAGCAGCAGCAGCAGCAGGTGCAACAGCAACAGCAGATTCAGCAGCAACAGGCGCTGCGGCAACAGCAGGAGGCGCAGCAGCGTGCAGCCCAGGCGCAGGCCCAGGCCCAGGCACAAGCCCAGCAGCAGATGCAGCAGCAACAGCGCGCGGCGCAGCAGCAGGCACTGGCCCAGCAACAAATGCTGCGCCAGCAGCAGGAGATGCAGCAACGCGCCGCACAGGCACAGCAGCAGGCTCAGGCGCAACAACAGGCCCAGCAGAACGCGATGCGCCAAGCGCAGGAAGCGCAGGTGCGCGCGATCCAGCAGCAACGCGGCTTCGCGCCTGCGCCTGCTCCGTCACCGCAGCCACCCCAGGCTCAGCCGGCCCCGCGCGGCGGCGACGATCCGCGCAGGCTCTGGACCTCCCCGGACCAGCGCTGA
- a CDS encoding ketopantoate reductase family protein, with protein sequence MKVAVMGAGAVGCYYGAMLARAGHEVVLIGRPSHVEAVRAHGLRLETKAFDEQVRLGASTETSAVQGAELVLFCVKSIDTEAAAAQIRPHLSPGALVLTLQNGVDNDERVRSVLPSSDVAAAVVYVATEMAGPGHVKHHGRGELVIAPSRSSEQVAQQLMAAGVPTQISDNVRGSLWAKLVLNCAYNALSAVSQLPYGELVKGTGVAEVIRDVVAECLAVAKADGVEIPGDTDAAIRGIAQSMPSQYSSTAQDLARGKPSEIDHLNGFVVRRGEALGVPTPANRVLFVMVKLLEGKQR encoded by the coding sequence ATGAAAGTCGCAGTCATGGGCGCCGGCGCAGTCGGCTGCTACTACGGCGCCATGCTGGCGCGTGCCGGCCACGAAGTGGTGCTGATCGGCCGGCCTTCGCATGTGGAAGCCGTGCGTGCCCACGGCCTGCGGCTGGAGACGAAGGCTTTCGACGAGCAGGTGCGGCTCGGTGCGAGCACCGAAACCAGCGCGGTGCAGGGCGCGGAGCTCGTGCTGTTCTGCGTGAAGTCCATCGACACCGAAGCGGCCGCGGCGCAGATCCGGCCGCATCTCTCGCCTGGCGCGCTGGTGCTCACGCTGCAGAACGGCGTCGACAACGACGAGCGCGTGCGCTCGGTGCTGCCATCGAGCGACGTGGCCGCGGCCGTGGTCTACGTGGCCACCGAGATGGCCGGTCCGGGCCACGTCAAGCACCACGGCCGCGGCGAGCTGGTGATCGCGCCTTCGCGCAGCAGCGAACAGGTGGCGCAGCAGCTGATGGCCGCCGGCGTGCCCACGCAAATCTCCGACAACGTGCGCGGCTCGCTCTGGGCCAAGCTGGTGCTGAACTGCGCCTACAACGCGCTGTCGGCCGTGTCGCAGCTGCCCTACGGCGAACTCGTGAAAGGCACGGGCGTGGCCGAAGTGATCCGCGACGTGGTCGCCGAATGCCTGGCGGTGGCAAAGGCCGACGGGGTCGAGATTCCGGGCGACACCGATGCGGCCATCCGCGGCATCGCGCAGTCGATGCCGTCGCAGTATTCATCGACCGCGCAGGACCTCGCGCGCGGCAAGCCCAGCGAGATCGACCACCTCAACGGCTTCGTCGTGCGCCGCGGCGAGGCGCTCGGCGTGCCCACACCCGCCAACCGCGTGCTGTTCGTGATGGTGAAGCTGCTCGAAGGCAAGCAGCGCTAG
- a CDS encoding Bug family tripartite tricarboxylate transporter substrate binding protein — protein MSRSLPASLSRRNFSAWMAGAAAVAGAGHAALWPRSASAAEPQLVSRLRIVIPANEGGGWDQTGRALGAALLASGAAGEVAYENIGGKGGTIGLAKYVEKYDADPDTLLMSGMVMVGAVALQKPAVTMAQVAPVARLTSDYEVVAVKADSPIKTPKDLIAQLRADAARTVIAGGSAGGVDHMYAGMLARVAGSTAGLAYQPYPGGAQVVEALATGKAVAGISGFSEFSEALASGKLRAIGVSSKRPFLGIPSVREQGVDADLANWRGVLTGKKVTADRKAVLLEAVHRATTADVWQKTIKRNNWDAYWMAGKDFESFLELDLAMAGPMIYLLKLKA, from the coding sequence ATGTCTCGTTCGTTGCCCGCGAGCCTTTCTCGCCGCAATTTCAGTGCATGGATGGCGGGCGCGGCCGCCGTGGCCGGCGCCGGGCATGCCGCCCTGTGGCCCCGCTCGGCCAGTGCAGCCGAGCCGCAACTCGTTTCCAGGCTGCGCATCGTCATTCCGGCCAACGAAGGCGGTGGCTGGGATCAGACCGGCCGCGCGCTCGGTGCGGCGCTGCTGGCCTCGGGTGCGGCCGGTGAGGTGGCCTACGAAAACATCGGCGGCAAGGGCGGCACCATCGGCCTGGCCAAGTACGTCGAAAAATACGATGCCGATCCCGACACGCTGCTCATGAGCGGCATGGTCATGGTCGGCGCGGTGGCGCTGCAGAAACCGGCCGTCACCATGGCCCAGGTGGCGCCGGTGGCGCGCCTCACGAGCGACTACGAAGTGGTGGCCGTGAAGGCCGATTCGCCCATCAAGACGCCGAAGGACCTGATCGCCCAGCTGCGCGCCGATGCGGCCAGGACCGTCATCGCGGGCGGCTCGGCCGGCGGCGTGGACCACATGTACGCCGGCATGCTGGCGCGCGTGGCCGGCAGCACCGCGGGCCTGGCCTACCAGCCGTATCCGGGGGGCGCGCAGGTGGTGGAAGCGCTTGCCACCGGCAAGGCGGTGGCGGGCATCTCGGGCTTCAGCGAATTCAGCGAGGCGCTGGCCAGCGGCAAGCTGCGCGCCATCGGCGTGTCGTCGAAGCGGCCGTTCCTGGGCATTCCGTCAGTGCGCGAGCAGGGCGTGGACGCCGACCTGGCCAACTGGCGCGGCGTGCTCACCGGCAAGAAGGTCACAGCGGATCGCAAGGCCGTGCTGCTCGAAGCGGTGCACCGCGCCACCACGGCCGACGTCTGGCAAAAGACCATCAAGCGCAACAACTGGGATGCGTACTGGATGGCGGGCAAGGATTTCGAGAGCTTCCTCGAGCTGGACCTGGCGATGGCCGGGCCGATGATCTACCTGCTCAAGCTGAAGGCCTGA
- a CDS encoding AMP nucleosidase, with protein MPYMPTFVAPARFNDAAAALEQVKSIYQGGLAHLRESMLRFVAGEAMPGRVRACYPFVRVHTHTVSRHTPPANAGLSYGFVAGPGRYETTLTRPDLFSRYYLDQFRLLLENHQVEIEVGTSTQPIPIHFSFAENDHIEGTMSEERRALMRDVFDLPDLGVMDDGIANGTYEALAGEAQPLSLFTAARVDYSLHRLRHYTGTAPEWFQNFVLFTNYQFYIDEFVRLGHEAMADENSEYVAFIEPGNVITRRRGLAAGASTNYGGLLDGSQGTAPPRLPQMPAYHLVREDCSGISMVNIGVGPANAKTITDHIAVLRPHAWMMLGHCAGLRNAQQLGDYVLAHAYVREDHVLDEELPLWVPIPALSEIQLALEKAVADVTRYTGPDLKKIMRTGTVASTDNRNWELLPGNQPQRRFSQSRAVALDMESATIAANGFRFRVPYGTLLCVSDKPLHGEIKLPGMANHFYRERVEQHLRIGMRAIDILREQGSTRLHSRKLRSFAEVAFQ; from the coding sequence ATGCCCTACATGCCCACTTTCGTCGCTCCCGCCCGCTTCAACGACGCCGCCGCGGCGCTCGAACAGGTCAAGTCCATCTACCAGGGCGGCTTGGCGCATCTGCGCGAATCGATGCTGCGCTTCGTGGCCGGAGAGGCCATGCCGGGCCGGGTGCGGGCCTGCTACCCGTTCGTGCGGGTGCACACGCACACCGTGTCGCGCCACACGCCGCCGGCCAACGCGGGCCTGAGCTACGGCTTCGTCGCCGGCCCGGGCCGCTACGAGACGACGCTGACGCGGCCCGACCTGTTCTCGCGCTACTACCTCGACCAGTTCCGGCTGCTGCTGGAGAACCACCAGGTCGAGATCGAGGTGGGCACCAGCACGCAGCCGATTCCGATCCACTTCTCCTTTGCCGAGAACGACCATATCGAGGGCACGATGAGCGAGGAGCGGCGCGCGCTGATGCGCGACGTGTTCGACTTGCCCGACCTCGGCGTGATGGACGATGGCATTGCCAACGGCACCTACGAGGCGCTGGCGGGCGAGGCGCAGCCGCTGTCGCTCTTCACGGCCGCGCGCGTGGACTATTCGCTGCACCGGCTGCGGCACTACACCGGCACCGCGCCCGAGTGGTTCCAGAACTTCGTGCTGTTCACCAACTACCAGTTCTACATCGATGAGTTCGTGCGCCTGGGCCACGAGGCCATGGCCGACGAAAACAGCGAATACGTCGCCTTCATCGAGCCCGGCAACGTGATCACACGCCGGCGCGGACTGGCCGCGGGCGCCAGCACCAACTACGGCGGCCTGCTCGACGGCAGCCAGGGCACGGCGCCGCCGCGCCTGCCGCAGATGCCGGCCTACCACCTGGTGCGCGAGGACTGCAGCGGCATCAGCATGGTGAACATCGGCGTCGGCCCTGCCAATGCCAAGACCATCACCGACCACATCGCCGTGCTGCGCCCGCACGCCTGGATGATGCTGGGCCACTGCGCGGGCCTGCGCAACGCGCAGCAGCTCGGCGACTACGTGCTGGCCCACGCCTACGTGCGTGAGGACCATGTGCTCGACGAGGAACTGCCGCTGTGGGTGCCGATTCCGGCGCTCTCGGAAATTCAGCTCGCGCTGGAAAAGGCGGTGGCCGACGTCACGCGCTACACCGGCCCCGACCTGAAGAAGATCATGCGCACCGGCACGGTGGCGAGCACCGACAACCGCAACTGGGAGCTCTTGCCGGGCAACCAGCCGCAACGCCGCTTCAGCCAGAGCCGGGCCGTGGCGCTGGACATGGAAAGCGCCACCATCGCGGCCAACGGCTTCCGCTTTCGCGTGCCCTATGGCACTTTGTTGTGCGTGAGCGACAAACCGCTGCATGGCGAGATCAAGCTGCCGGGCATGGCCAACCACTTCTACCGCGAGCGCGTGGAGCAGCACCTGCGCATCGGCATGCGGGCCATCGACATCCTGCGCGAGCAGGGTTCGACCCGGCTGCACAGCCGCAAGCTGCGCAGCTTCGCGGAGGTCGCATTCCAGTAA
- the gorA gene encoding glutathione-disulfide reductase, with the protein MRTFDFDLFVIGGGSGGVRAARMAAQQGARVALAEAADLGGTCVNVGCIPKKLYSYAAGYAESFEEAAGYGWKLRQAPQFDWEHLKEQRAREIARLNGVYASLLKNSGVVLVSGWAQLLDGHTVEVDGKRHTARHLLVATGGTPYVPEMPGREHVVTSDAMFDLDPFPKRLLVVGGGYIACEFASIFNGLGARVTQLHRRAHLLTGFDDDVRQFLANEMGKAGVEVRLNTEVATVTRGARGLTVTQVRGQQIEADTVLFATGRVPNTQGLGLEAAGVKLDERGAIAVDAHYRSSVPSVHAVGDVSTRVHLTPVALAEAMVVVDELFGKGRRRLDYEFIPTAVFTHPNIGTCGYTELDARAKFGDVAVFSSEFKSLRHTLSGRSERTFMKLVVEKASDRVVGLHMVGADAGEVVQGFAVAMRAGATKALFDSTIGIHPTAAEEFVTMREPMPG; encoded by the coding sequence ATGCGCACATTCGACTTCGATCTTTTCGTCATCGGCGGCGGCAGCGGCGGTGTGCGCGCCGCGCGCATGGCGGCGCAGCAGGGCGCGCGCGTGGCACTGGCCGAGGCGGCCGATCTCGGCGGCACCTGTGTCAACGTGGGCTGCATTCCGAAGAAGCTCTACAGCTATGCGGCCGGCTATGCCGAGTCGTTCGAGGAAGCCGCGGGCTACGGCTGGAAGTTGCGGCAAGCGCCGCAATTCGACTGGGAGCACCTCAAGGAGCAGCGCGCGAGAGAGATCGCACGGCTCAACGGCGTGTATGCCTCGCTGTTGAAGAATTCCGGCGTCGTGCTGGTCAGCGGCTGGGCGCAGCTGCTCGACGGCCACACGGTCGAGGTCGACGGCAAGCGCCACACCGCGCGCCATCTGCTGGTGGCCACCGGCGGCACGCCCTATGTGCCAGAGATGCCGGGCCGCGAGCACGTCGTGACCTCCGACGCGATGTTCGACCTCGACCCGTTCCCCAAGCGCCTGCTGGTGGTCGGCGGCGGCTACATCGCCTGCGAGTTCGCATCGATCTTCAATGGCCTGGGCGCCAGAGTGACGCAGCTGCATCGCCGCGCGCACCTGCTCACCGGCTTCGACGACGACGTGCGGCAGTTCCTCGCCAACGAGATGGGCAAGGCGGGCGTCGAGGTGCGGCTCAACACCGAGGTCGCCACGGTCACGCGCGGGGCGCGCGGCCTCACGGTCACGCAGGTGCGCGGCCAGCAGATCGAAGCCGACACGGTGCTCTTCGCGACCGGCCGCGTGCCCAACACCCAGGGGCTCGGCCTCGAAGCGGCGGGCGTGAAGCTCGACGAGCGCGGTGCCATCGCGGTCGATGCGCACTACCGCAGCTCGGTGCCGTCGGTCCACGCGGTGGGCGATGTGTCCACGCGCGTGCACCTCACCCCGGTGGCGCTGGCCGAGGCGATGGTGGTGGTCGACGAACTCTTCGGCAAGGGCCGGCGCCGGCTCGACTACGAGTTCATTCCCACAGCCGTGTTCACGCATCCGAACATCGGCACCTGCGGCTACACCGAGCTCGACGCGCGCGCGAAGTTCGGCGACGTGGCGGTGTTTTCGAGCGAATTCAAGTCGCTGCGCCACACGCTGTCGGGCCGCAGCGAGCGCACCTTCATGAAGCTGGTGGTCGAAAAGGCCAGCGACCGCGTGGTCGGCCTGCACATGGTGGGCGCCGATGCGGGCGAGGTGGTGCAGGGCTTTGCCGTGGCGATGCGCGCCGGCGCGACCAAGGCTCTGTTCGACAGCACCATCGGCATCCACCCCACTGCCGCCGAAGAGTTCGTCACCATGCGCGAGCCGATGCCAGGCTAG
- a CDS encoding TRAP transporter large permease has protein sequence MSEPALGMLMLGLIVVVIMLGFPTAFTLMGLGMFFGFIAFYDPASPWLDNKVFDLMVQRAFGAMTNETLLSIPLFVLMGYVMERGALVDKMFHSVQLAFRRVPGSLAVTTLIVCTFWGIASGLVGAVVVLMGVIAMRPMLNAGYDTRLAAGVITAGGTLGILIPPSVMIIVYAAVAGQSVVKLYAAAMFPGFFLAFLYLVYVIGWAVLQPKVAPKLPADQQRAPVSPWVAHIAASYSPRMLPALAAAVVSPARALRGAAEGVRITWGMLLRGLLGALVPLALAAVTLGSVWWYVTIYSQKDNNAAAPVAAQQAAPKTGEPAAAAAALPEPSGTGLAEPPSTGEPADKASGADGGLQEPPGGVEEPPGSEAAPAPPSGDDSLRQLGEAVDAPQTPAVPEAFYTGFWVASLFTLGLLAWYYWRLDAEQFEILRMLVSSVMPLATLTLVVLGVILFGITTATESAAVGAAGAFLMAWQAGTLNFKKTKEAVFLTLKTTSMVCWLFVGSALFSAVFALLGGQRIVEEWVLGMNLSPLQFLLLSQAIIFVLGWPLEWTEIIVIFVPIFLPLLAHFQIDPLLFGVLVFVNLQAAFLSPPVAMSAFYLKGVSPPHVTINQIFAGMMPYMLIVILCMVFMYIWPGLTLWLPQYLYG, from the coding sequence ATGAGCGAACCCGCACTCGGCATGCTGATGCTCGGGCTGATCGTGGTCGTGATCATGCTCGGCTTTCCCACGGCGTTCACGCTGATGGGGCTGGGCATGTTCTTCGGCTTCATCGCCTTCTACGACCCGGCCTCGCCCTGGCTCGACAACAAGGTCTTCGACCTGATGGTGCAGCGCGCCTTCGGGGCCATGACCAACGAGACACTGTTGTCCATCCCGCTCTTCGTGCTGATGGGCTACGTGATGGAACGCGGCGCGCTGGTCGACAAGATGTTCCACAGCGTGCAGCTCGCGTTCCGCCGTGTGCCGGGGTCGCTTGCCGTGACCACGCTGATCGTCTGCACCTTCTGGGGCATTGCGAGCGGCCTGGTCGGCGCGGTGGTGGTGCTGATGGGCGTGATCGCGATGCGGCCGATGCTCAACGCGGGCTACGACACGCGGCTGGCGGCCGGCGTCATCACGGCGGGCGGCACGCTGGGCATTTTGATTCCGCCCTCGGTGATGATCATCGTGTACGCGGCCGTGGCCGGGCAGTCGGTGGTCAAGCTCTATGCGGCAGCGATGTTCCCCGGCTTCTTCCTCGCCTTTCTCTACCTGGTCTACGTGATCGGCTGGGCCGTGCTGCAGCCGAAGGTCGCGCCCAAGCTGCCGGCCGACCAGCAGCGCGCACCCGTCTCGCCCTGGGTCGCGCACATCGCGGCCAGCTATTCGCCGCGCATGCTGCCCGCGCTCGCCGCGGCCGTGGTGTCTCCGGCGCGCGCGCTGCGCGGCGCGGCCGAGGGCGTGCGCATCACCTGGGGGATGCTGCTGCGCGGTTTGCTGGGCGCGCTGGTGCCGCTGGCGCTGGCGGCCGTCACGCTGGGGTCGGTGTGGTGGTACGTGACCATCTACTCGCAGAAGGACAACAACGCGGCGGCGCCGGTGGCGGCACAGCAGGCCGCACCGAAGACCGGCGAGCCCGCTGCGGCAGCAGCGGCGCTGCCCGAACCGTCGGGCACCGGGCTGGCCGAGCCGCCGAGCACCGGCGAACCGGCCGACAAGGCATCCGGCGCGGATGGCGGCCTGCAGGAACCGCCCGGCGGCGTCGAGGAGCCTCCCGGCAGCGAAGCCGCCCCCGCGCCGCCTTCAGGCGACGACAGCCTGCGTCAGCTGGGCGAAGCGGTCGACGCGCCCCAGACCCCCGCGGTGCCCGAGGCCTTCTATACCGGCTTCTGGGTGGCGAGCCTCTTCACGCTCGGGCTGCTGGCCTGGTACTACTGGCGCCTGGATGCGGAGCAGTTCGAGATCCTGCGCATGCTGGTGTCCTCGGTGATGCCGCTGGCCACGCTCACGCTGGTGGTGCTGGGCGTGATCCTGTTCGGCATCACCACCGCCACCGAGTCTGCCGCGGTGGGCGCGGCCGGCGCCTTCCTGATGGCGTGGCAGGCCGGCACGCTGAACTTCAAGAAGACCAAGGAGGCCGTGTTCCTCACGCTCAAGACCACCTCGATGGTCTGCTGGCTGTTCGTGGGCTCGGCGCTGTTCTCGGCCGTGTTCGCGCTGCTGGGCGGCCAGCGCATCGTCGAAGAGTGGGTGCTGGGCATGAATCTGAGCCCGCTGCAGTTCCTGCTGCTGTCGCAGGCGATCATCTTCGTGCTGGGCTGGCCGCTCGAGTGGACCGAGATCATCGTGATCTTCGTGCCCATCTTCCTGCCGCTGCTCGCGCACTTCCAGATCGACCCGCTGCTGTTCGGCGTGCTGGTGTTCGTGAACCTGCAGGCGGCGTTCCTCTCGCCGCCGGTGGCGATGTCGGCCTTCTACCTGAAAGGCGTGTCGCCGCCGCACGTGACGATCAACCAGATCTTCGCGGGGATGATGCCCTACATGCTGATCGTGATCCTGTGCATGGTGTTCATGTACATCTGGCCGGGGCTCACGCTGTGGCTGCCGCAGTATCTCTATGGCTGA
- a CDS encoding phosphotransferase gives MTDIDKDWLSSKYARSFAALELVVGGVNRTYRVREAASTFYLRLYRRSGRPLPQIAAEICLLTEFKGCADVAVGRPVAAKDGAYVLEVAWGGESRLACLFESVEGDNFDLTRAGMAQFGAALARLHLAMPTIIGGEVRSLDPVAIVQDSLQALHRIRQSKDVARDIEHHYLATLHQPELRALPSGLCHGDAWTGNARVHRGRAGFFDFDDFGRGPLVIDLGTAAWHLADESGPASDGLITALVDGYEKFRPLSAIEKDALPLFIQFAEIRSLLFLARYCVLTDEMWVYTFQRAGRMFGRLRNF, from the coding sequence GTGACCGATATCGACAAGGACTGGCTTTCTTCAAAATATGCACGCAGCTTTGCAGCCTTGGAGTTGGTTGTTGGCGGAGTGAACCGGACCTACCGGGTCCGCGAAGCAGCAAGCACTTTCTACCTGCGCCTCTATCGAAGATCGGGAAGACCTCTGCCGCAGATCGCAGCTGAGATCTGCTTACTGACAGAATTCAAGGGCTGTGCAGACGTAGCGGTCGGCCGTCCTGTCGCTGCCAAGGATGGAGCCTACGTTCTAGAAGTCGCCTGGGGCGGCGAATCCCGCCTTGCTTGCCTTTTCGAGAGCGTCGAGGGCGATAATTTTGACCTCACTCGCGCTGGCATGGCGCAATTTGGCGCGGCGCTCGCGCGCCTGCATCTGGCCATGCCAACCATCATTGGCGGGGAAGTGCGCAGCCTCGATCCGGTTGCGATCGTCCAGGATTCTCTACAGGCACTTCATCGCATTCGCCAAAGCAAAGATGTCGCGAGGGACATCGAGCATCACTACCTTGCAACTTTGCATCAGCCCGAACTGCGCGCGCTGCCAAGCGGCTTGTGCCACGGCGACGCTTGGACCGGCAATGCTCGCGTTCACCGAGGTCGAGCCGGATTCTTCGACTTCGATGACTTCGGCCGTGGCCCCCTTGTGATCGATCTCGGAACAGCCGCCTGGCATCTCGCAGACGAGAGTGGTCCAGCCTCCGATGGCCTGATCACCGCATTGGTCGACGGATACGAAAAGTTCCGCCCCTTGTCGGCGATCGAGAAAGACGCGCTCCCCCTCTTCATACAGTTTGCCGAAATTCGCTCACTGCTTTTTCTCGCGCGCTATTGCGTGCTGACCGACGAGATGTGGGTATATACGTTTCAAAGGGCCGGTCGCATGTTCGGCAGGTTGCGAAACTTCTGA